The following proteins are co-located in the Ktedonobacteraceae bacterium genome:
- a CDS encoding rhodanese-like domain-containing protein encodes MYFKQLVKEDLGCASYIVGCTSAGVCAVVDPRLDMVDDILALAEAKGMQVTAIIETHNHADHVSGHGEIARRTGAEIYVHELAGVVYPHRNLKDGDELRFGVARLRVIHTPGHRPEHIALAVSDTSRSDDPWLVLTGDSLFIGDVARPDLAVPGEQGAAALYDSIFERLLKLEDGVEVYPAHVSGSLCGRGMNAKTSSTIGFERKHNPAIAPRTRAEFIRAMNENLPQRPPNMSNIVVRNCADYLHAEAPLDPRPLDLRTFQHEMARGALVIDTRSPHQFAEGHIPGAIGVFLHGSAFPTRVGFVVPPESRLLLVVKDERDLVEATTELAVVGFDSVLGYLDGGMEAWREAELPLQALGQITVEDLHSLRHDLQVLDVRDPNEWQEGHIKGAVHIPYYDIEQRLPALNPAQPVAVVCGSGQRSTIACSLLQRHGFTQLFNVVGGMEAWDEAGFEKV; translated from the coding sequence ATGTACTTCAAACAACTTGTCAAAGAAGACTTAGGCTGTGCCAGCTATATCGTTGGCTGCACCAGCGCCGGCGTTTGTGCTGTCGTTGATCCTCGTCTCGACATGGTTGACGACATCCTGGCGCTGGCGGAAGCAAAAGGTATGCAGGTAACCGCCATCATCGAGACGCACAATCACGCCGATCACGTTTCCGGCCATGGCGAAATTGCGCGCCGCACCGGTGCCGAGATCTATGTGCATGAACTGGCAGGTGTGGTCTATCCGCATCGAAACCTCAAAGATGGGGACGAACTGCGCTTTGGCGTCGCCAGGTTGCGCGTCATCCACACACCCGGCCATCGCCCGGAGCATATCGCCCTGGCCGTCTCCGACACCAGCCGTAGCGATGACCCCTGGCTCGTATTGACCGGCGATTCTCTCTTCATCGGCGACGTAGCTCGCCCCGATCTCGCCGTGCCGGGAGAACAGGGTGCCGCTGCCCTCTACGACAGCATCTTCGAACGCCTGCTCAAGCTTGAAGACGGCGTGGAAGTCTATCCCGCGCACGTGTCAGGCTCGCTCTGCGGGCGCGGCATGAACGCGAAAACCAGTTCAACCATCGGCTTCGAGCGCAAGCACAATCCCGCCATCGCCCCGCGAACCCGCGCCGAGTTCATCCGCGCCATGAACGAAAATCTGCCACAGCGCCCGCCCAACATGTCCAATATCGTGGTCCGCAACTGCGCCGACTATCTCCATGCCGAGGCCCCGTTAGACCCGCGACCACTCGACCTGCGCACCTTCCAGCATGAGATGGCCCGCGGCGCGCTGGTAATTGATACCCGTTCGCCCCACCAGTTCGCCGAAGGTCACATTCCAGGAGCCATCGGCGTCTTCCTGCACGGCTCCGCCTTTCCCACTCGCGTCGGCTTTGTCGTTCCGCCTGAAAGCCGCCTGCTGCTGGTCGTCAAAGATGAACGCGACCTGGTCGAAGCGACGACAGAACTCGCGGTCGTCGGCTTCGACTCCGTTCTCGGCTACCTCGATGGCGGCATGGAGGCCTGGCGCGAGGCAGAGTTACCCTTGCAGGCATTAGGCCAGATCACGGTTGAAGATCTACACAGCCTGCGACACGACCTGCAAGTATTGGATGTGCGCGACCCCAACGAATGGCAGGAAGGGCACATCAAGGGCGCCGTTCACATTCCTTATTATGATATCGAGCAGCGCCTGCCAGCATTGAATCCTGCCCAGCCGGTGGCCGTCGTCTGTGGCAGCGGCCAGCGCAGCACCATTGCCTGCTCGCTCTTGCAACGCCACGGCTTTACGCAGTTGTTCAATGTCGTCGGTGGCATGGAGGCCTGGGACGAAGCGGGCTTTGAGAAGGTGTAG
- a CDS encoding ATP-binding protein yields MDLEQLISEALCLPISAIDYHVGQHLKKFFPGKIFIEGADTLFNIEEYAHAGQCKLELKTVVDNQNITFWRGPETGIMDWNRNVMWLSSRAPRAPSQWVEREAQHFAKNAWFEVEWQGAKLDVIVMHWYLDGIQTAYHFWILADSKEIAESFLVAVCAWNIEVRGEVLVFDGGCWKKDRQLFKSIKGVTLDNLILRGNLKQEIYDDLVQFFASRETYESYGIPWKRGIIFVGSPGNGKTHAVKAIINAIQQPCLYVKSFKAEYRTDEDNIRIVFDRARKSAPCILVLEDLDSLVTSDNRSFFLNELDGFAANTGIVTLATTNHPERLDPAILDRPSRFDRKYPFDLPALEERQAYITMWNNSLQDALQISGNALAQLAEQTEGFSFAYLKELFLSSMMRWINRTGQETMEQIMAAQVEVLREQMVSANALAAQQPAESAGESVPRFRRPVTRYVFQGGPAF; encoded by the coding sequence ATGGACCTGGAACAGCTTATCAGCGAGGCGCTTTGCCTGCCCATCAGCGCCATTGATTACCATGTGGGCCAGCATTTGAAGAAATTCTTTCCCGGCAAAATATTTATTGAGGGCGCGGATACCCTGTTTAATATAGAAGAATACGCACATGCCGGGCAATGTAAGCTCGAATTGAAGACCGTTGTTGATAATCAGAACATTACCTTCTGGCGAGGCCCGGAGACGGGCATCATGGACTGGAACCGGAATGTGATGTGGCTCAGCAGCAGGGCTCCAAGGGCTCCGTCGCAATGGGTCGAAAGAGAGGCGCAACATTTTGCTAAGAACGCCTGGTTCGAGGTGGAATGGCAAGGTGCAAAACTTGATGTGATTGTCATGCACTGGTACCTGGATGGAATACAGACGGCCTATCACTTCTGGATTCTGGCCGATAGCAAAGAGATTGCAGAAAGCTTTCTCGTGGCAGTGTGCGCCTGGAACATCGAAGTGCGTGGTGAGGTGCTGGTGTTTGATGGCGGCTGCTGGAAAAAAGACCGGCAGCTTTTCAAATCGATTAAGGGAGTCACGCTCGACAACCTGATCTTACGCGGCAATCTCAAGCAGGAAATTTACGACGACCTTGTGCAGTTTTTCGCGTCCCGCGAGACGTATGAGAGCTACGGCATACCATGGAAAAGAGGCATCATTTTCGTTGGCTCGCCCGGAAATGGCAAAACGCACGCCGTCAAAGCCATCATTAATGCCATCCAGCAGCCTTGCCTGTATGTGAAGAGCTTCAAAGCTGAGTACCGCACCGACGAAGACAATATTCGTATAGTATTCGACCGCGCGCGTAAATCGGCTCCTTGCATCCTGGTACTGGAAGACCTGGACTCGCTGGTGACTTCAGATAATCGTTCGTTTTTCCTGAATGAGCTGGACGGCTTCGCGGCAAATACCGGCATCGTCACCCTGGCCACTACCAATCACCCGGAGCGCCTGGACCCGGCCATTCTGGACCGTCCCAGCCGCTTCGACCGCAAGTATCCTTTTGATCTCCCCGCGTTAGAGGAGCGACAGGCATATATCACGATGTGGAACAACTCTCTACAGGATGCGCTCCAGATCTCCGGTAATGCGCTGGCGCAACTGGCGGAGCAGACCGAGGGCTTTTCATTCGCCTACCTGAAAGAACTGTTTCTCTCCTCTATGATGCGCTGGATCAACCGGACCGGCCAGGAGACGATGGAGCAAATCATGGCCGCGCAAGTGGAAGTGCTGCGCGAGCAGATGGTAAGCGCGAATGCCCTGGCCGCTCAACAGCCTGCCGAAAGCGCGGGCGAATCGGTACCAAGGTTCCGGCGCCCGGTAACGCGCTATGTTTTCCAGGGTGGGCCAGCGTTTTGA
- a CDS encoding TSUP family transporter gives MKTELESRTLTRPQEAGSQLLAPSRLPVRQIPPESDKINAIIGWILQGGVMLSAAVILFGLILFPFRPGGFSTERLLAFPETLSGLWAELLVLRPQAVITLGLLLLIATPVLRVAVSVVAFALERDRRYVVITLGVLAILLVSIFVVGNMVTHGHGTTISQLHFSYLTIILIFVGAIAAGLLGSLVGLGGGVLIVPLLTLAFGFPIYFAIGASIISVIATSSGAAAAYVRDRLTNLRVGMFLELATTAGAICGAFVAGLLAPGILAVIFGIILLVSAAPILFKLGEELPKGVKNDRWATWLRLNSTYPDAHLGREVSYSVTRTPLGMAMMYIAGLISGLLGIGSGTFKVLALDTIMRLPMKVSTTTSNFMIGVTAAASAGIYFSRGDIPPMIAAPVALGILIGALAGARLLLHLSNRTLRLIFLPVIVAAAIEMMLHGLGVGPF, from the coding sequence ATGAAAACAGAACTTGAATCACGAACTTTGACCCGCCCGCAAGAGGCGGGTTCGCAATTGTTAGCTCCCTCCAGGCTTCCGGTACGTCAAATCCCACCCGAATCAGATAAGATCAATGCCATCATCGGCTGGATACTTCAGGGCGGTGTGATGCTCAGCGCGGCAGTAATTTTGTTTGGACTCATCCTGTTTCCATTCCGCCCTGGGGGATTTTCGACTGAGCGGCTGCTGGCTTTTCCTGAAACGCTGAGTGGGCTATGGGCAGAGTTGTTGGTGCTGCGGCCACAGGCAGTCATTACGCTGGGTCTTTTGTTGCTGATCGCGACGCCGGTGCTGCGAGTGGCAGTGTCGGTGGTGGCTTTTGCGTTGGAGCGCGACCGGCGCTATGTGGTGATTACGCTGGGGGTGCTGGCAATCTTGTTGGTGAGCATTTTCGTGGTTGGAAATATGGTGACACATGGCCATGGAACAACAATTTCGCAACTGCACTTTTCATATCTGACGATCATATTGATTTTCGTGGGAGCAATCGCGGCGGGCCTGCTGGGTTCGCTGGTAGGTTTAGGCGGCGGGGTACTGATCGTGCCCTTGCTGACGCTGGCTTTTGGTTTTCCGATTTACTTCGCGATTGGCGCGAGCATCATTTCAGTGATTGCCACCTCGAGTGGCGCGGCGGCGGCCTACGTGCGAGATCGCCTGACCAACCTGCGTGTAGGCATGTTTCTTGAGCTTGCGACGACGGCGGGCGCGATCTGTGGCGCGTTTGTGGCCGGGCTGCTGGCGCCGGGAATTCTGGCGGTGATCTTTGGCATCATCCTGCTGGTTTCGGCGGCGCCGATCCTTTTCAAGCTGGGCGAAGAATTGCCGAAAGGTGTGAAGAATGATCGCTGGGCCACCTGGCTGCGCCTCAATAGCACCTATCCTGATGCGCACCTGGGGCGTGAGGTTTCCTACTCGGTGACGCGCACCCCGCTGGGGATGGCGATGATGTACATCGCGGGCCTGATTTCTGGCCTGCTGGGCATCGGCAGCGGCACGTTCAAGGTGCTGGCGCTTGATACGATTATGCGATTGCCAATGAAGGTTTCGACGACGACGAGCAATTTCATGATCGGCGTAACAGCCGCGGCCAGCGCGGGCATCTACTTCTCACGCGGCGATATACCGCCGATGATCGCGGCTCCGGTAGCCCTGGGCATTTTGATCGGCGCGCTGGCAGGGGCACGCCTGCTGCTGCACCTGAGTAATCGCACGCTGCGCCTGATCTTCCTGCCGGTGATTGTGGCGGCGGCCATCGAGATGATGTTACATGGGCTGGGAGTGGGGCCGTTTTAG
- a CDS encoding alpha/beta hydrolase, with protein sequence MLQLQNIRLFRPPLKRIVIGGVGGSIGLIGILFGVAVYLVESLTRPKRSTPFDSYTFSPYELGLPAEVVTFSPLSGDHKVRGWYIADEEAATTILVCPGYRSGMADVLGISAHLWKAGHNVLVFEYHGHGSEVGAQVTLGYREINDFLGAVAYARERAPHTRIGVIAYSMGAAVAIMAAARNENVEAVVADGAFATQWGVIDYNFRRAVRVPSAPFTWVADYLLGWRAGYHFHQVEPLREIARIAPRPILIIHGDKDSIVDPRDATLLYNAAGEPKELWIGPGADHCGVYFQDRIAYVKKVTEFFDRYLKHSRSRLQLLEPFDEQEITVDDERNEGTDLSEAS encoded by the coding sequence ATGCTTCAGTTGCAAAATATACGACTTTTCCGTCCTCCGTTGAAGCGAATAGTGATCGGTGGAGTTGGTGGCAGTATTGGTTTGATAGGAATTTTGTTTGGTGTAGCGGTCTATCTTGTAGAATCTCTCACCCGTCCTAAACGAAGCACTCCATTTGATAGCTATACGTTCAGTCCATATGAACTCGGTTTGCCTGCCGAAGTCGTTACGTTCTCCCCGCTCAGTGGAGATCATAAGGTAAGAGGCTGGTATATTGCCGACGAGGAAGCGGCCACCACAATCCTGGTTTGTCCTGGCTATCGCAGCGGCATGGCCGATGTACTCGGCATCTCCGCGCATCTCTGGAAGGCCGGCCATAACGTCCTGGTATTTGAGTATCACGGGCATGGCTCAGAGGTTGGCGCCCAGGTTACCCTTGGCTACCGCGAGATCAATGACTTTCTTGGTGCGGTCGCCTATGCCAGAGAGCGCGCTCCCCACACGCGCATCGGCGTTATTGCTTATTCCATGGGAGCTGCGGTCGCCATCATGGCCGCTGCTCGAAATGAAAACGTTGAGGCAGTGGTGGCCGATGGTGCTTTCGCCACCCAATGGGGCGTCATCGATTACAATTTCCGCCGTGCCGTGCGCGTCCCCTCGGCCCCATTTACCTGGGTCGCCGATTACCTGCTAGGATGGCGTGCCGGTTATCATTTTCACCAGGTTGAACCCCTGCGTGAAATTGCTCGCATCGCCCCCCGTCCCATCCTGATTATCCACGGCGACAAAGACTCCATCGTCGATCCGCGCGATGCCACTCTGCTCTACAACGCCGCCGGTGAGCCGAAGGAATTATGGATAGGACCGGGTGCCGATCATTGTGGCGTCTACTTTCAAGACCGCATCGCCTACGTCAAGAAGGTCACGGAATTTTTTGATCGCTACCTCAAGCATTCTCGCTCGCGTTTGCAACTACTAGAGCCTTTCGATGAACAAGAAATCACTGTAGATGATGAGCGAAACGAGGGAACTGACCTCTCGGAAGCGAGTTAA
- a CDS encoding ribonuclease Z, whose translation MIDICMLGTCGMMPMPGRWLSCALVRCGPALTLLDCGEGTQIPWKALGWGFRQLGAICFSHMHADHVAGLPGVLFMVAHAERTEPLDIYGPPGTAYVVDGLRRIAAELPFPVRIHELRGGEQFSLPGGLRGSCALAAHNVPCLAYRLELARNRPFLPEQARALGLPVQLWSRLQHGETVAYEGQTVTPEQVLGPPRRGISLAYITDTRPTQQLAAFAHDVDLLICESMYDDPEDLPLAKAHAHMLAQESAGIAKAAQAHALLLTHFSPKITDTLPAQKAAQRVFANARAAKDGMIVTLDFPS comes from the coding sequence ATGATTGATATCTGTATGTTAGGGACGTGTGGGATGATGCCGATGCCGGGACGCTGGCTGTCATGCGCGCTGGTGCGTTGCGGGCCGGCACTGACCTTGCTGGATTGCGGAGAGGGAACACAGATTCCATGGAAGGCTCTCGGCTGGGGCTTTCGCCAGCTGGGAGCGATCTGCTTTTCGCATATGCATGCCGATCATGTAGCAGGCTTGCCAGGGGTGTTGTTTATGGTCGCCCACGCGGAGCGAACAGAGCCGCTGGATATCTATGGCCCCCCTGGCACAGCTTATGTTGTGGATGGACTGCGGCGTATCGCGGCTGAATTGCCTTTTCCGGTGCGCATTCACGAGTTGAGGGGCGGAGAGCAATTTTCACTACCTGGTGGATTGCGTGGTTCCTGTGCGTTAGCGGCGCATAACGTGCCCTGCCTGGCTTACCGGCTGGAACTGGCACGCAACCGGCCCTTCCTGCCGGAGCAGGCGCGAGCGTTGGGGCTGCCGGTGCAGTTGTGGTCACGGCTGCAACATGGCGAGACGGTAGCATACGAAGGGCAAACAGTGACACCTGAACAGGTGCTGGGACCTCCACGCCGCGGCATTTCGCTAGCCTACATTACGGATACTCGCCCAACACAGCAGCTGGCCGCGTTTGCACATGATGTAGATTTGCTGATCTGCGAAAGTATGTACGATGATCCCGAGGATTTGCCACTGGCAAAGGCGCACGCGCATATGCTGGCCCAGGAGTCAGCCGGTATCGCAAAGGCAGCGCAAGCTCATGCCCTGCTGCTGACGCATTTTAGCCCGAAGATTACTGATACATTGCCGGCACAAAAAGCGGCACAGCGTGTATTCGCGAACGCTCGTGCCGCGAAAGATGGAATGATCGTGACGCTTGATTTCCCCTCTTAA
- a CDS encoding serine/threonine-protein kinase, whose protein sequence is MSITPRRLGKYELQERLGRGGMAEVWKALDTQLQRYVAIKLLQANLREDPNFVTRFTREAQVVASLRHPNIVQIHDFYSSENSAMGSPGSEAIAYMIMEYIPGPTLADYVRSTSRQGRIPPAEDIIRLFTPISLAIDYAHRRGMIHRDIKPANILLDSRNTTHNAAGEPMLTDFGLAKVLGIAGQTLTNSVMGTPLYISPEQVQNAPVSPQTDLYALGVMLYEIFTGTPPFRGESVTGIMMQHLTATPADPSKMNPTLPPQLSNVLLKSMAKNPQERYSSAATMIADVAATFNLSLPDDLKRALSRSGSTNLSTDQTIIPTSAADKTPSSPENRGVNPGRDKSAQKPPASPDSATVVTQYSAPEMMQTAQVHYQDMPVSSSDSAGNLNEQVNSDAGLGANAQDVGARGGSARPSTDQRPAGIHGSTPPPLLKPAPVQSPPPASKRRAIIIASLIILLVVILAGSGLGAFFVFNHHSPTTTVTTGTTVGQAIFISTGQVNETTNEGSNDELQITLRNIPNPTPNTNYYAWLLPDLNQSEEPPVFLGALTVNHGAINFLYKGDSTHTNLLAVTSRFLITEESSEATPIVPSPDLSKWRYYAEIPQTPVQGQTYTLLDHLRHLLASDPELGPYHLPGGLDIWTYRNTQKVMQFAGAAQKDWNAQNYTAARQQIIGALDYLDGIKFVGQDVPAGTPITANTTFAQIGLLELHAGQNPNGYLYHIQLHLTGVVSSPGATRAQHQLAAQIDTAITTMQGWLEKVRSDAMELEHMDDAHLAQSSSSSILNDMVTQATYAFMGHNNPSSGNQEGFSQIYTDIQHMATFEVMPYKS, encoded by the coding sequence ATGAGCATTACGCCACGCCGGCTCGGTAAATATGAACTACAGGAACGCCTGGGGAGAGGTGGGATGGCCGAGGTATGGAAAGCCCTGGATACACAGTTGCAGCGTTACGTTGCCATCAAGCTACTCCAGGCGAATTTGCGCGAAGACCCCAATTTTGTCACCCGTTTTACACGAGAAGCACAGGTCGTCGCCTCCTTGCGTCACCCCAACATCGTCCAGATCCATGACTTCTATAGCTCTGAGAACAGCGCAATGGGAAGTCCAGGATCGGAAGCAATCGCCTACATGATAATGGAGTATATTCCCGGCCCCACCCTCGCCGATTATGTCCGCAGTACCTCGCGCCAGGGGCGTATCCCTCCCGCTGAGGATATCATTCGCCTTTTTACGCCCATCAGCCTTGCTATTGACTACGCCCACCGGCGAGGCATGATCCACCGCGACATCAAACCCGCCAACATCCTGCTCGACTCGCGCAACACCACACACAATGCCGCCGGCGAACCTATGCTCACCGATTTTGGCCTCGCCAAAGTCCTGGGCATCGCGGGCCAGACACTCACCAACTCCGTCATGGGCACCCCGCTCTACATCTCGCCTGAACAGGTACAAAACGCTCCTGTCAGCCCGCAGACCGACCTCTACGCCCTCGGTGTCATGCTCTACGAGATATTCACAGGCACGCCACCTTTCAGAGGTGAAAGCGTCACCGGCATCATGATGCAACATCTCACAGCCACACCGGCCGATCCGTCTAAGATGAATCCTACTTTACCACCCCAGCTTTCAAATGTCCTGCTCAAAAGCATGGCCAAAAACCCCCAGGAACGCTATTCCAGCGCCGCCACCATGATTGCGGACGTCGCTGCCACATTCAATCTCTCCCTGCCCGACGACTTGAAGCGCGCACTTTCAAGGTCAGGTAGCACGAACCTGTCAACTGACCAGACCATCATCCCCACATCAGCAGCAGATAAAACGCCCTCCTCACCCGAAAATCGGGGCGTCAACCCCGGAAGAGATAAATCCGCTCAAAAGCCACCTGCGTCTCCAGATAGCGCAACCGTTGTAACCCAATATAGCGCGCCAGAAATGATGCAAACAGCACAGGTACACTACCAGGATATGCCGGTCAGTTCATCAGATTCAGCCGGAAATTTGAACGAGCAGGTAAATAGTGATGCCGGCCTGGGAGCTAATGCGCAAGACGTGGGAGCCAGGGGTGGGAGCGCCAGACCGTCCACCGATCAGCGGCCTGCGGGCATACATGGGTCCACCCCGCCGCCGCTACTCAAACCGGCGCCGGTACAATCCCCGCCTCCCGCGTCCAAACGACGCGCAATTATCATCGCCAGCCTGATTATACTGCTAGTAGTAATCCTCGCAGGCTCAGGGCTGGGCGCTTTTTTCGTCTTCAACCATCATAGCCCAACCACTACAGTCACTACCGGCACTACTGTCGGACAGGCCATCTTCATAAGTACCGGCCAGGTAAATGAAACCACCAACGAGGGCAGCAACGACGAATTACAGATCACCCTGCGCAATATTCCAAACCCCACGCCCAATACAAACTATTACGCGTGGCTACTGCCAGATCTAAATCAGAGCGAAGAACCTCCGGTCTTTCTTGGCGCTCTCACCGTCAATCATGGCGCTATCAATTTCCTCTATAAAGGCGATAGCACCCATACCAACCTGCTCGCCGTCACCAGCCGCTTCCTGATCACCGAGGAAAGCTCAGAGGCGACACCCATCGTGCCCTCCCCTGACCTCAGCAAATGGCGCTACTATGCCGAAATTCCGCAGACTCCTGTCCAGGGACAGACTTACACTCTGCTCGATCACCTGCGCCACCTGCTCGCGAGCGATCCAGAACTCGGACCATATCACCTGCCCGGCGGCCTGGATATCTGGACCTACAGAAACACGCAAAAGGTCATGCAATTTGCCGGGGCTGCGCAGAAAGATTGGAATGCGCAAAATTATACCGCCGCGCGCCAGCAAATCATAGGTGCCCTCGATTACCTGGATGGCATCAAATTTGTTGGCCAGGATGTGCCCGCAGGCACTCCTATCACCGCGAATACCACATTCGCTCAAATAGGATTGCTTGAATTGCACGCCGGGCAAAATCCCAATGGCTACCTTTATCACATTCAACTCCATTTGACCGGTGTCGTTTCTTCGCCGGGTGCCACGCGGGCTCAGCACCAGCTCGCCGCCCAGATCGATACGGCCATCACGACCATGCAGGGGTGGTTAGAAAAGGTACGCAGTGATGCCATGGAGCTGGAGCATATGGATGACGCTCACCTCGCCCAATCATCTTCCTCATCAATCTTGAACGACATGGTAACGCAGGCTACCTATGCTTTTATGGGTCACAATAATCCTTCCTCCGGCAATCAAGAGGGTTTCTCACAAATTTATACAGATATACAGCACATGGCAACCTTTGAGGTAATGCCCTACAAATCATGA
- a CDS encoding helix-turn-helix transcriptional regulator, whose protein sequence is MQTPPQRKKSKLQSERERRGWSRSYVAQQVGVSEYTVGQWERGKHMPYPVYVQKLCELFETRAEALDLINSSECCLDDAEKQSSPIPVPHTRKRRFLLAIAGMLLVLIITSGLGVYVVRPFSLFRVKPGGVWISPTGTMVGDVIHFAAYAYPTNNGDPQIDHVNFTAYWPGVDPRMWKILCVIRGPARKDVYACDVNIKPLGAPRGPIIISFDVYDRQGNYSLAPNGEHRVMYVPDH, encoded by the coding sequence ATGCAGACTCCACCCCAAAGAAAGAAGAGCAAATTACAGAGCGAGCGCGAACGCAGGGGTTGGTCGCGAAGCTATGTTGCTCAACAAGTTGGAGTGAGCGAATATACCGTCGGACAATGGGAACGGGGCAAACATATGCCCTATCCGGTGTATGTTCAGAAGCTCTGTGAACTCTTTGAAACCAGGGCCGAGGCCCTGGATCTGATAAATTCTTCTGAATGCTGCCTGGATGATGCCGAAAAGCAGAGTAGCCCAATACCTGTACCGCATACAAGAAAAAGGCGCTTCCTGCTTGCCATAGCCGGAATGTTGCTTGTACTCATTATTACTTCTGGACTTGGTGTCTATGTTGTGCGCCCTTTCTCACTCTTCCGCGTTAAACCTGGAGGAGTATGGATCAGTCCTACGGGCACGATGGTAGGGGATGTTATTCATTTTGCCGCCTATGCCTATCCGACGAACAACGGAGACCCGCAAATCGACCATGTGAACTTTACGGCGTACTGGCCGGGAGTAGATCCACGTATGTGGAAGATTCTGTGTGTGATTCGGGGGCCGGCGCGCAAAGATGTCTATGCCTGCGATGTCAATATCAAACCGCTCGGAGCGCCACGCGGCCCAATTATCATCAGCTTTGACGTGTATGATCGCCAGGGAAATTACAGTCTCGCACCTAACGGCGAGCATAGAGTGATGTATGTGCCGGACCATTGA
- a CDS encoding helix-turn-helix transcriptional regulator — translation MIEQAAGLVKPEGRANFGWRLRRERELHNWSQQELVRRILDLCAKDKEYRSLDPKTIGRWERGEHKPSLYYRKRLCEVFGKNPIQLGFIE, via the coding sequence TTGATTGAACAGGCTGCAGGACTGGTAAAACCGGAAGGAAGAGCAAACTTTGGCTGGCGTCTTCGTCGCGAGCGCGAATTACATAACTGGTCACAACAAGAACTTGTTAGACGAATCCTGGACCTATGTGCGAAGGACAAGGAGTATCGATCCCTTGATCCAAAAACCATAGGAAGGTGGGAGCGAGGAGAACATAAACCTTCACTCTACTACCGCAAACGTCTCTGCGAGGTATTTGGCAAGAATCCAATACAGCTGGGTTTTATTGAGTAA
- a CDS encoding MarR family transcriptional regulator — protein sequence MIKKSSSTDSPQQPIAATAALDALTVANRLRPVLLRLHRFLRGEAHELGVTSTQASLLAAIQRSPGIGLGELAAQEHMSAPTLVNHIDRLETAGFVERAKSNLQDRRRVDLNITTSGCQVLETLRERRTAWLATRLETLTPDELAAVAAAIEPLQQLVKRGE from the coding sequence ATGATTAAGAAATCATCCAGTACAGATTCTCCTCAGCAGCCCATTGCTGCCACCGCGGCCTTAGACGCGCTCACAGTTGCTAACCGGTTGCGTCCCGTGCTGCTGCGCCTGCATCGATTTTTACGCGGTGAAGCGCATGAGCTGGGCGTCACCAGCACTCAGGCCAGCCTGCTCGCCGCCATACAGCGTTCGCCGGGCATCGGCCTGGGTGAACTTGCCGCCCAGGAGCATATGAGCGCCCCCACCCTTGTGAACCATATTGACAGGCTTGAAACAGCGGGATTCGTTGAGCGCGCAAAAAGTAATCTTCAAGATCGCAGGCGCGTCGATCTCAATATCACGACGTCTGGCTGCCAGGTTTTGGAGACCCTGCGCGAGCGACGAACAGCCTGGCTTGCTACCCGCCTGGAAACCCTGACACCCGACGAACTTGCTGCAGTCGCGGCTGCCATTGAACCATTGCAGCAGCTAGTGAAGCGTGGGGAATGA